Proteins found in one Paenibacillus borealis genomic segment:
- a CDS encoding extracellular solute-binding protein, translating into MKREWQRTAGVVAGLLSLLAVTACGGQNQNAAGTAANGNNQVAEAAGATAGAGESTSAGGGTESLTVYLNDFDAVIGEMFEKKTGIKLNIVSGNGAEIMSRIEAEQGNPQWDVVWIDAMPSIYGLDAKDQLLTGWTPENVAGLKDNYESLIPEDGSYYPTGAHAAGIIVYNKNKISGADIPATWEDLKNSVYKGKLGMADPAIAAPAYPFVANFFEDKGIDGGKEYFNSLLEQGLRVYPKNPQVVQALTSGEIDIAALQESNAYSMLAAGEPVELVWPEDGAPASVRVAAIQKNTGKADAAKQFVSFLLEPEVQQELIDSGDESYFEPSAEGAAPKADRAKEAKLNFTDAAYSSEHEAEIKQWFADQAVQ; encoded by the coding sequence GTGAAACGAGAGTGGCAGAGAACAGCGGGTGTTGTAGCAGGTTTATTATCACTATTGGCCGTGACGGCCTGCGGGGGACAAAATCAGAACGCTGCGGGTACTGCCGCAAACGGAAATAATCAGGTTGCCGAAGCTGCAGGTGCCACTGCTGGTGCGGGCGAAAGCACAAGTGCAGGCGGAGGTACAGAGAGCCTTACGGTGTATTTGAATGATTTTGATGCGGTCATCGGAGAGATGTTCGAGAAGAAGACCGGGATCAAGCTTAACATCGTATCCGGGAACGGGGCGGAAATTATGTCCCGCATCGAAGCGGAGCAGGGCAATCCGCAGTGGGATGTCGTATGGATCGACGCGATGCCTTCCATTTACGGGCTGGATGCCAAAGACCAGCTTCTGACCGGCTGGACTCCGGAGAATGTGGCCGGACTGAAAGACAACTATGAATCGCTGATCCCGGAGGATGGTTCCTATTATCCGACCGGAGCCCATGCAGCGGGGATCATCGTCTACAATAAGAATAAAATCAGCGGAGCGGATATCCCTGCTACCTGGGAAGATCTGAAAAACAGCGTCTACAAGGGCAAATTGGGCATGGCCGATCCGGCAATCGCGGCACCGGCGTATCCGTTTGTGGCAAACTTTTTTGAAGATAAAGGGATTGATGGGGGAAAAGAATATTTCAACAGCCTACTGGAGCAGGGGCTGCGCGTCTATCCGAAGAATCCCCAGGTCGTACAAGCTCTGACCTCCGGTGAGATTGATATCGCCGCCCTCCAAGAATCGAATGCCTACTCCATGCTGGCAGCCGGAGAACCGGTGGAGCTGGTATGGCCTGAAGACGGCGCGCCGGCCTCAGTGCGGGTTGCAGCCATTCAGAAGAATACCGGGAAGGCCGATGCAGCTAAGCAGTTCGTGAGCTTCCTGCTGGAGCCTGAAGTGCAGCAGGAGCTGATCGACAGCGGCGATGAAAGCTATTTCGAACCCTCCGCTGAAGGTGCAGCTCCTAAAGCTGACCGGGCCAAGGAAGCCAAGCTGAACTTCACGGATGCCGCATATTCAAGTGAGCATGAAGCCGAGATCAAGCAGTGGTTCGCTGATCAGGCTGTACAATAG
- a CDS encoding ABC transporter permease has protein sequence MLRLLNVNRLGWMVSILLAVLVLCPLAAVIIQVLLPGVFFGELNIGDLSLLLDVFNRPLWRKSLENSLLLGIGTTLFGTLLGTALAVIRSRWRFAGATALDAAAWILFIMPSFILAQGWIMFSAGNGLAASLLGWKWVSGAVFTPGGLIAVMTFSKFPLAYLSVRAAMEWKMDMLSQAARLCGARPWRVWLTIEAPLLLPSICSGALLVFMDTIGDFGLPSAIAVVYRFPTLPYSIYSAIYTSPIRFDMAGVLSLYLVLLITLAIAVQFYILRRSRYDILSGRAERLVPGSSGRYNWLLSGTVILLLIVVIGIPIGSSIVMSVLQVQSDGLVRSNLTLQHYAELFRHGADLFPGIGRSLAIAATASLIGLLIGLGAAFVLSYSRFRFKKAIEAATLISFAVPGVVLGIGYIFVWNQKWLEVLGLRLYGKPSILVLAAIAGAIPVITRIITGSMAKVPEQLLDAAQMQGASLISRVRRILIPLIRGALVSGALAAFGSCVFDLAVNSILFPPNFVTLPIVIDDAFEDMRFGYASAATVTGGGIIVLILTVIEAVFKKKGATA, from the coding sequence ATGCTCAGACTTCTGAATGTAAACCGGCTGGGCTGGATGGTCAGCATCCTGCTGGCAGTACTCGTCCTGTGCCCGTTAGCGGCGGTAATCATTCAGGTGCTGCTGCCGGGGGTATTCTTTGGAGAGCTGAATATTGGGGATCTGTCTCTGCTGCTGGATGTATTCAACCGTCCGCTGTGGAGGAAGTCCCTGGAGAATTCTCTCCTGCTGGGAATTGGAACGACGCTGTTTGGAACCCTGCTGGGGACGGCGCTGGCAGTGATCCGTTCCCGTTGGAGGTTCGCTGGCGCCACTGCGCTTGATGCGGCAGCCTGGATCCTGTTCATTATGCCCTCCTTCATCCTTGCCCAGGGCTGGATCATGTTCTCGGCAGGCAATGGTCTCGCAGCTTCACTGCTGGGCTGGAAGTGGGTCAGCGGTGCGGTATTCACGCCCGGGGGACTGATTGCGGTGATGACATTCAGCAAGTTTCCCTTGGCTTATCTGAGCGTAAGAGCGGCAATGGAATGGAAAATGGATATGCTGTCCCAGGCAGCACGGCTATGCGGTGCCCGTCCATGGCGGGTATGGCTTACAATTGAGGCGCCGCTGCTGCTGCCATCGATCTGCTCGGGCGCTTTGCTGGTATTCATGGACACCATAGGCGATTTCGGATTGCCTTCGGCGATAGCGGTGGTATACCGCTTCCCCACGCTACCGTATTCCATCTATTCTGCCATTTATACTTCACCCATCCGTTTTGATATGGCCGGGGTGCTGTCGCTGTACCTGGTTCTGCTCATCACACTTGCAATCGCTGTCCAGTTCTACATCCTGCGCAGATCCCGTTATGACATTTTGTCGGGACGGGCCGAGCGTCTGGTCCCCGGATCATCCGGCAGATATAACTGGCTGCTCAGCGGCACGGTCATTCTGCTGCTGATTGTCGTGATTGGCATTCCGATTGGATCGAGCATTGTGATGTCTGTCCTGCAAGTACAGTCGGACGGACTGGTCCGGAGCAACCTGACCCTTCAGCATTATGCCGAACTGTTCCGTCACGGAGCGGACTTGTTCCCGGGAATCGGCCGGTCGCTGGCGATTGCAGCTACGGCTTCATTAATCGGGCTGCTGATCGGGCTGGGTGCTGCGTTTGTCCTATCCTATTCCCGGTTCAGGTTTAAAAAAGCCATTGAAGCCGCGACGCTGATCTCATTTGCTGTGCCGGGAGTGGTGCTGGGTATCGGATATATTTTTGTCTGGAATCAAAAATGGCTCGAAGTGCTGGGCCTGAGGCTCTACGGCAAGCCATCGATTCTCGTTCTGGCGGCCATTGCCGGAGCTATCCCGGTGATTACCCGGATTATTACCGGCTCCATGGCTAAAGTTCCGGAGCAGCTGCTCGATGCTGCACAGATGCAGGGAGCCTCTCTGATCAGCCGGGTGCGAAGGATTCTGATCCCGCTGATCCGCGGGGCACTGGTTTCCGGCGCGCTTGCCGCGTTCGGCTCCTGTGTGTTCGATCTGGCGGTCAATTCCATTCTGTTCCCGCCGAACTTTGTGACGCTGCCGATCGTAATCGATGATGCATTCGAGGATATGCGGTTTGGCTACGCCTCCGCAGCAACGGTTACCGGAGGCGGCATCATTGTACTGATTCTGACCGTGATTGAAGCGGTCTTCAAGAAGAAAGGGGCTACAGCATGA
- a CDS encoding ABC transporter ATP-binding protein codes for MRQAQTVHGTGRPPLLEVRNLLKSYGDYQALSGLSLELQEGEIISVLGPSGCGKSTLLQLVAGLSRPDGGEILLHGQTIATASKMLPPEKRGINMVFQDYALWPHMNVFENVAYGLKEKRMPLQQIKDKVAGALALLQLEGFERRLPPQLSGGQQQRVAIARALVTEPRLMLLDEPLSNLDMRLRVEMRTEMSVLFRRLKMSVFHVTHDPEEAFAMADKLLLMRSGAIDQFDTPFACYHKPASRQAASLLGAVNVLQGHFAGTAEEPAIGCSAGLLSGILCEPGGKLKVDGPAELRFRPEALALLPETADAAVEKKGGQTNILEARVIHCTFEGTKWRTLAETSGSERLYLFSEEHLETGGVIRMALPSHAAYLYGL; via the coding sequence ATGAGACAGGCACAGACGGTTCACGGGACCGGCAGGCCGCCGCTGCTTGAGGTCAGAAATCTGCTGAAGAGCTACGGCGATTATCAGGCGTTAAGTGGCCTCAGCCTCGAACTTCAGGAGGGCGAAATCATCAGTGTGCTGGGCCCTTCCGGCTGTGGCAAATCGACGCTGCTGCAGCTTGTGGCAGGCTTAAGCCGCCCGGACGGAGGCGAAATTCTGCTGCACGGGCAGACTATTGCCACCGCCTCCAAAATGCTGCCGCCGGAAAAACGCGGCATCAACATGGTCTTTCAGGATTATGCATTATGGCCTCATATGAATGTGTTTGAGAATGTTGCTTACGGTCTGAAGGAGAAACGGATGCCGTTACAGCAGATTAAAGACAAGGTTGCAGGCGCTCTTGCCCTGCTGCAGCTGGAAGGCTTCGAACGGCGTCTGCCGCCCCAGCTGTCCGGCGGACAGCAGCAAAGGGTGGCGATTGCCCGTGCGCTCGTAACAGAGCCGCGGCTGATGCTGCTTGATGAACCGCTCTCCAATCTGGACATGCGCCTGCGCGTTGAGATGCGGACGGAAATGTCGGTGCTCTTCCGCAGGCTGAAGATGAGTGTGTTCCATGTAACCCATGATCCGGAGGAAGCCTTCGCAATGGCGGATAAGCTGCTGCTGATGCGCAGCGGTGCAATTGACCAGTTCGACACGCCGTTCGCCTGTTATCATAAGCCGGCAAGCAGGCAGGCAGCCTCATTGCTTGGAGCGGTCAACGTGCTGCAGGGGCATTTTGCCGGCACGGCCGAGGAGCCGGCTATCGGATGCTCAGCCGGACTTCTCTCCGGAATCTTATGTGAGCCCGGAGGGAAGCTGAAGGTGGACGGGCCCGCAGAGCTGCGTTTCCGCCCGGAAGCACTGGCACTCCTGCCGGAAACCGCAGATGCAGCCGTAGAGAAGAAGGGCGGGCAAACTAATATTCTGGAGGCCAGAGTTATCCACTGTACCTTTGAAGGAACGAAGTGGCGGACGCTGGCCGAAACCTCAGGAAGTGAGCGGCTCTATCTGTTCAGTGAAGAACACTTAGAGACAGGCGGGGTCATCCGTATGGCGCTCCCCAGCCACGCTGCTTATTTGTATGGGCTGTAA
- a CDS encoding metallophosphoesterase, whose product MPHTLQKAYRLLAVSDIHGHAAGLQQLLDAAAYNPRTDQLILVGDYIDEDPQSRSTLELIRSLTRDGALAVPGNMETRLLSQPGEHTAAELTLRSWLRQLPTYVEADGYLFVHAGFRPGVPLEQQTLLDMTEIRQDFWEAELPAFAGRGIVFGHTPTFKLGSAAGKIWRRDGKIGIDTGAKHGCRLTLLDIHNGIAYSCSTESGRQRYTDFCVDYLDCW is encoded by the coding sequence GTGCCGCATACACTACAGAAAGCTTACCGGTTGCTTGCGGTTTCCGACATTCATGGACATGCCGCAGGATTGCAGCAGCTGCTTGATGCCGCCGCATATAATCCCAGGACAGACCAGCTGATTCTGGTAGGGGATTACATAGATGAGGATCCGCAAAGCCGCTCAACGCTTGAACTGATACGAAGCTTGACCCGGGACGGCGCACTTGCCGTTCCCGGCAATATGGAGACACGCCTGCTGAGCCAGCCCGGGGAGCACACAGCGGCGGAATTAACCCTCCGCAGCTGGCTGCGTCAGTTGCCTACATATGTGGAGGCGGACGGATATCTGTTTGTACACGCCGGGTTCCGTCCCGGCGTTCCCCTGGAGCAGCAGACGCTGCTGGATATGACCGAGATCCGCCAGGATTTCTGGGAAGCGGAGCTTCCCGCCTTTGCCGGACGGGGAATTGTGTTCGGACATACCCCGACCTTCAAGCTGGGGTCGGCAGCGGGGAAGATTTGGAGAAGAGACGGGAAGATAGGCATAGATACAGGAGCGAAGCATGGCTGCCGGCTGACGCTGCTTGATATCCATAATGGCATTGCCTATTCGTGTTCAACGGAATCCGGCAGACAGAGGTATACAGATTTTTGTGTTGATTATCTGGACTGTTGGTGA